A single window of Solenopsis invicta isolate M01_SB chromosome 3, UNIL_Sinv_3.0, whole genome shotgun sequence DNA harbors:
- the LOC105203963 gene encoding porphobilinogen deaminase isoform X2 codes for MSTKGDKILDKSLPKIGEKSLFTEELELALEDGRVDFVVHSLKDLPTTLPLAMALGAILKREDPRDAVVMSKKFKDKTLSSLPKGSVIGTSSLRRSAQLSRNMPHLKIENIRGNLNTRLKKLDDENGPYAAIILAAAGLKRMGWEDRISQLLEPEEALYAVGQGALGVECRQSDWEIRSLLEPLFDLETTLRCVCERSFLKTLGGGCSAPVAVSSSLKENELTITGAVWSLDGQTLITDTIKKKLYLPNDDGEPPRKCPYQEPRLYCSVVPSNISSISLLGAEQIGKDLANSLIKKNAVAIMSQARSEILDSK; via the exons ATGAGTACCAAAGGAGATAAGATTTTGGACAAGTCTTTACCGAAGATCGGAGAAAAGTCCTTGTTTACTGAGGAGTTAGAATTAGCTTTGGAAGACGGTCGTGTGGATTTTGTGGTACATTCATTAAAAGATTTACCAACAACTCTGCCGTTAGCAATGGCTCTAGGCGCAATATTAAA ACGTGAGGACCCACGCGACGCGGTAGTCATGTCGAAGAAATTCAAAGACAAAACGTTATCCTCATTGCCCAAAGGCAGTGTCATAGGTACTAGTTCTTTGCGTCGATCCGCGCAATTATCAAGGAACATGCCGCATTTAAAAATAGAGAACATTCGTGGTAATTTGAACACTAGGTTAAAGAAATTAGATGATGAAAATGGCCCCTATGCTGCGATAATATTAGCTGCCGCTGGTTTAAAAAGGATGGGTTGGGAAGACAGAATAAGCCAG ctttTGGAACCCGAAGAAGCTCTTTATGCTGTTGGGCAGGGTGCATTGGGTGTCGAATGTCGACAGTCAGATTGGGAAATACGTTCTCTTTTGGAACCATTGTTTGATTTAGAAACCACATTAAGATGCGTATGCGAACGTTCATTTCTGAAAACTCTTGGCGGTGGATGCTCTGCTCCAGTCGCAGTGTCTTCCTCTTTGAAAGAAAACGAGTTGACGATTACCGGTGCTGTATGGTCCCTAGATGGTCAAACTTTGATTACAGATACCAtcaaaaagaaattgtatttacCCAATGATGATGGTGAGCCTCCTCG GAAATGTCCATATCAGGAACCTCGCCTTTATTGTAGCGTTGTTCCTAGTAACATAAGCAGCATAAGTCTTCTTGGTGCAGAACAGATTGGTAAAGATTTGGCTAATAGtcttataaagaaaaatgctGTCGCTATAATGTCGCAAGCTAGAAGTGAAATCTTAGATtcgaaataa
- the LOC105203950 gene encoding mitochondrial import receptor subunit TOM20 homolog isoform X1, with amino-acid sequence MTMISKTAVGIAVGIAGIFVGYCFYFDQKRRSDPDFKKKLRERRKAKKQAQKSSSKIPDLRDHELVQKFFLQEVQLGEEMLACGEIDGGVEHLANAVAVCGQPAQLLTVLQKTLPPPIFQILVQRLPVIGSKIASQTQMAEEDVE; translated from the exons ATGACCATGATTTCTAAAACTGCGGTCGGCATTGCCGTTGGGATCGCCGGGATCTTCGTCGGCTACTGTTTCTACTTCGATCAGAAACGTCGTAGCGATCCAGATTTCAAAAAGAAGCTCCGCGAAC GTAGAAAAGCTAAGAAGCAAGCGCAGAAATCATCCTCAAAGATACCAGATTTGAGGGATCATGAATTGGTTCAGAAATTCTTTTTGCAAGAG GTACAACTTGGAGAAGAAATGCTTGCTTGCGGTGAGATAGATGGTGGAGTCGAGCACTTAGCTAATGCAGTGGCAGTTTGTGGCCAGCCAGCCCAGTTATTGACAGTTCTTCAGAAGACTCTACCACCACCCATTTTCCAAATTTTGGTGCAGCGACTTCCTGTTATTGGCTCG AAGATAGCATCACAAACTCAAATGGCGGAAGAGGATGTTGAATaa
- the LOC105203950 gene encoding mitochondrial import receptor subunit TOM20 homolog isoform X2, whose protein sequence is MTMISKTAVGIAVGIAGIFVGYCFYFDQKRRSDPDFKKKLRERRKAKKQAQKSSSKIPDLRDHELVQKFFLQEVQLGEEMLACGEIDGGVEHLANAVAVCGQPAQLLTVLQKTLPPPIFQILVQRLPVIGSIASQTQMAEEDVE, encoded by the exons ATGACCATGATTTCTAAAACTGCGGTCGGCATTGCCGTTGGGATCGCCGGGATCTTCGTCGGCTACTGTTTCTACTTCGATCAGAAACGTCGTAGCGATCCAGATTTCAAAAAGAAGCTCCGCGAAC GTAGAAAAGCTAAGAAGCAAGCGCAGAAATCATCCTCAAAGATACCAGATTTGAGGGATCATGAATTGGTTCAGAAATTCTTTTTGCAAGAG GTACAACTTGGAGAAGAAATGCTTGCTTGCGGTGAGATAGATGGTGGAGTCGAGCACTTAGCTAATGCAGTGGCAGTTTGTGGCCAGCCAGCCCAGTTATTGACAGTTCTTCAGAAGACTCTACCACCACCCATTTTCCAAATTTTGGTGCAGCGACTTCCTGTTATTGGCTCG ATAGCATCACAAACTCAAATGGCGGAAGAGGATGTTGAATaa
- the LOC105203963 gene encoding porphobilinogen deaminase isoform X1, whose amino-acid sequence MNNDKKRDVIRVGSRKSELALIQTKHVIQCLKEIHPKKDFEIVTMSTKGDKILDKSLPKIGEKSLFTEELELALEDGRVDFVVHSLKDLPTTLPLAMALGAILKREDPRDAVVMSKKFKDKTLSSLPKGSVIGTSSLRRSAQLSRNMPHLKIENIRGNLNTRLKKLDDENGPYAAIILAAAGLKRMGWEDRISQLLEPEEALYAVGQGALGVECRQSDWEIRSLLEPLFDLETTLRCVCERSFLKTLGGGCSAPVAVSSSLKENELTITGAVWSLDGQTLITDTIKKKLYLPNDDGEPPRKCPYQEPRLYCSVVPSNISSISLLGAEQIGKDLANSLIKKNAVAIMSQARSEILDSK is encoded by the exons TTAGCCTTGATACAAACTAAACACGTGATACAATGTCTGAAAGAGATTCatccaaaaaaagattttgaaatag TAACAATGAGTACCAAAGGAGATAAGATTTTGGACAAGTCTTTACCGAAGATCGGAGAAAAGTCCTTGTTTACTGAGGAGTTAGAATTAGCTTTGGAAGACGGTCGTGTGGATTTTGTGGTACATTCATTAAAAGATTTACCAACAACTCTGCCGTTAGCAATGGCTCTAGGCGCAATATTAAA ACGTGAGGACCCACGCGACGCGGTAGTCATGTCGAAGAAATTCAAAGACAAAACGTTATCCTCATTGCCCAAAGGCAGTGTCATAGGTACTAGTTCTTTGCGTCGATCCGCGCAATTATCAAGGAACATGCCGCATTTAAAAATAGAGAACATTCGTGGTAATTTGAACACTAGGTTAAAGAAATTAGATGATGAAAATGGCCCCTATGCTGCGATAATATTAGCTGCCGCTGGTTTAAAAAGGATGGGTTGGGAAGACAGAATAAGCCAG ctttTGGAACCCGAAGAAGCTCTTTATGCTGTTGGGCAGGGTGCATTGGGTGTCGAATGTCGACAGTCAGATTGGGAAATACGTTCTCTTTTGGAACCATTGTTTGATTTAGAAACCACATTAAGATGCGTATGCGAACGTTCATTTCTGAAAACTCTTGGCGGTGGATGCTCTGCTCCAGTCGCAGTGTCTTCCTCTTTGAAAGAAAACGAGTTGACGATTACCGGTGCTGTATGGTCCCTAGATGGTCAAACTTTGATTACAGATACCAtcaaaaagaaattgtatttacCCAATGATGATGGTGAGCCTCCTCG GAAATGTCCATATCAGGAACCTCGCCTTTATTGTAGCGTTGTTCCTAGTAACATAAGCAGCATAAGTCTTCTTGGTGCAGAACAGATTGGTAAAGATTTGGCTAATAGtcttataaagaaaaatgctGTCGCTATAATGTCGCAAGCTAGAAGTGAAATCTTAGATtcgaaataa